The following proteins are co-located in the Motilibacter rhizosphaerae genome:
- a CDS encoding class I SAM-dependent methyltransferase yields MRIEDVRALASPEGQLLLAGLPAYDDREVLALGERLRREGLDAAFVSAALTQSRLRERAVGKLGPDAARMLLTQEGLEQASRREVADRRAERLVATVGPDALVADLGCGIGADSLALARAGLRVLAVERDPATAAAAAANVRALGLDDRVEVRTADLADADLAGVAAAYLDPARRGEGRRTTDPEQWSPPWSAVLRLAARVPVVAKVAPGLAHELVPAGADAEWVSVDGDVVECAVWTGGLSRGGGRSAVLLPGGDVLPGRGTPPPRAVAPFGFLYEPDGAVIRAGLVAEAAELVDGWLLDPTIAYVTAERLVRTPFLTAYRVLDAVPFSLRRVRDLLRAHGAGDVVVKKRGTAVVPEAFRGQLLPGLPQRGRGPTLTIVLTRVLGAHTALLVERCA; encoded by the coding sequence GTGCGGATCGAGGACGTGCGGGCGCTGGCCTCGCCCGAGGGCCAGCTGCTGCTGGCGGGGCTGCCGGCGTACGACGACCGCGAGGTCCTCGCGCTGGGTGAGCGGCTGCGCCGCGAGGGGCTCGACGCGGCCTTCGTCTCCGCCGCGCTGACCCAGTCGCGGCTGCGCGAGCGGGCGGTCGGCAAGCTCGGCCCGGACGCCGCGCGGATGCTGCTCACGCAGGAGGGGCTCGAGCAGGCGAGCCGGCGCGAGGTCGCCGACCGCCGGGCCGAGCGGCTCGTCGCGACGGTCGGGCCCGACGCGCTGGTCGCGGACCTCGGCTGCGGCATCGGCGCGGACAGCCTCGCCCTCGCGCGGGCCGGGCTCCGGGTGCTCGCCGTCGAGCGCGACCCGGCGACGGCGGCAGCCGCAGCCGCGAACGTCCGCGCCCTCGGGCTCGACGACCGCGTGGAGGTGCGCACCGCGGACCTCGCCGACGCGGACCTGGCGGGGGTGGCCGCGGCGTACCTCGACCCGGCGCGCCGCGGCGAGGGGCGGCGCACGACCGACCCCGAGCAGTGGTCGCCGCCCTGGTCCGCGGTGCTGCGGCTCGCCGCTCGCGTCCCCGTCGTGGCGAAGGTCGCGCCGGGCCTCGCCCACGAGCTCGTCCCGGCCGGGGCGGACGCCGAGTGGGTCTCGGTCGACGGGGACGTCGTCGAGTGCGCGGTCTGGACCGGGGGGCTCTCCCGCGGGGGCGGGCGCTCTGCCGTGCTGCTCCCCGGCGGCGACGTCCTGCCCGGGAGGGGCACCCCGCCGCCGCGGGCCGTCGCCCCCTTCGGCTTCCTCTACGAGCCCGACGGCGCGGTCATCCGCGCCGGGCTGGTCGCCGAGGCGGCCGAGCTGGTGGACGGGTGGCTGCTCGACCCCACCATCGCGTACGTCACGGCGGAGCGGCTGGTGCGCACGCCGTTCCTCACGGCCTACCGCGTGCTCGACGCGGTGCCGTTCTCGCTGCGCCGCGTGCGCGACCTGCTCCGCGCGCACGGCGCCGGCGACGTCGTCGTGAAGAAGCGCGGGACGGCCGTGGTGCCGGAGGCGTTCCGCGGGCAGCTGCTCCCCGGGCTGCCCCAGCGGGGGCGCGGCCCGACGCTGACGATCGTCCTCACCCGGGTGCTGGGCGCGCACACCGCGCTGCTCGTCGAGCGCTGCGCGTAG
- a CDS encoding phosphotransferase enzyme family protein, whose product MRPRASSTTLLSSRTPVAPPVVAALPAARAPQRHFTRAEALAAAAAAAPVLGLAPSAVVDAEVVQVVSTAVLRVAGLAVKVYPVGTDAARLRAQAAALAGAGEHWVLPVAGPVETAYGVVTAYPWLPADAPVGWSETGALLAAYHAADVPTADLPRWTPLRRLPEQVAAYAAVPGADPGLVAACLGARERLLERVAGLRSELGVGAIHGDVSPANVLRRDGRPVLIDSDFVAVGPREYDLVPAAQRRERGAIDEGEYLAFCDAYGCDVRGWEGLGLVEELCGLGAVTFRLWCAVQRDEDTGWFGGALQRYVE is encoded by the coding sequence ATGCGCCCGCGTGCTTCGTCGACGACCCTGCTGTCGTCGCGCACCCCCGTCGCCCCGCCCGTCGTCGCCGCCCTGCCGGCGGCGCGGGCGCCGCAGCGCCACTTCACCCGCGCCGAGGCCCTGGCCGCGGCCGCCGCCGCCGCGCCGGTGCTGGGCCTCGCCCCCTCCGCCGTCGTCGACGCAGAGGTCGTGCAGGTCGTCTCCACCGCCGTCCTCCGCGTCGCCGGCCTGGCCGTGAAGGTCTACCCGGTGGGCACCGACGCCGCCCGGCTGCGCGCCCAGGCCGCCGCGCTCGCGGGCGCCGGCGAGCACTGGGTGCTGCCGGTCGCCGGCCCCGTCGAGACGGCGTACGGCGTGGTGACGGCGTACCCGTGGCTCCCCGCGGACGCGCCCGTCGGCTGGTCGGAGACCGGCGCGCTGCTCGCGGCGTACCACGCGGCCGACGTGCCGACGGCGGACCTGCCGCGCTGGACGCCGCTGCGCCGGCTGCCCGAGCAGGTCGCGGCGTACGCCGCGGTACCCGGCGCCGACCCCGGCCTCGTCGCCGCCTGCCTCGGGGCGCGCGAGCGGCTGCTCGAGCGGGTCGCCGGGCTGCGCAGCGAGCTGGGCGTCGGCGCGATCCACGGCGACGTGTCGCCCGCCAACGTGCTGCGCCGCGACGGCCGCCCGGTGCTCATCGACAGCGACTTCGTGGCCGTCGGCCCGCGCGAGTACGACCTGGTCCCCGCCGCCCAGCGGCGCGAGCGCGGCGCGATCGACGAGGGCGAGTACCTCGCGTTCTGCGACGCCTACGGCTGCGACGTCCGCGGCTGGGAGGGGCTCGGGCTCGTGGAGGAGCTCTGCGGGCTCGGCGCGGTCACCTTTCGGCTGTGGTGCGCGGTGCAGCGCGACGAGGACACCGGGTGGTTCGGCGGCGCGCTGCAGCGCTACGTCGAGTAG
- a CDS encoding group II truncated hemoglobin, which produces MTDAQTLYAHVGPEAIPRLVATWYPTVLADPLLHPLFGAGDSHHVEHLSAFLTEVFGGPRRYTEELGGFPALLAPHRGKRISEEQRARFVELFLAAADASGFPDDERTRSALRGYLGFGTEVAVQNSSAEGDDGLHPCQEVPVWGW; this is translated from the coding sequence ATGACCGACGCCCAGACGCTGTACGCGCACGTCGGACCGGAGGCCATCCCCCGGCTCGTCGCCACGTGGTACCCCACGGTGCTCGCCGACCCGCTGCTGCACCCGCTGTTCGGCGCGGGCGACTCGCACCACGTCGAGCACCTGTCCGCGTTCCTCACCGAGGTCTTCGGCGGGCCGCGGCGCTACACCGAGGAGCTGGGCGGCTTCCCCGCGCTGCTCGCCCCGCACCGCGGCAAGCGGATCAGCGAGGAGCAGCGCGCCCGCTTCGTCGAGCTGTTCCTGGCCGCCGCGGACGCGAGCGGCTTCCCCGACGACGAGCGGACGCGCTCGGCGCTGCGCGGCTACCTCGGCTTCGGCACGGAGGTCGCGGTGCAGAACTCCTCGGCCGAGGGCGACGACGGGCTGCACCCCTGCCAGGAGGTCCCGGTCTGGGGCTGGTGA
- a CDS encoding YciI family protein — protein sequence MAQYLVLIYDSEAAWAAADDQARKEVRTQHQAFQDTAGARNLGGNALQPAGTATSLRRDGSGGVSVTDGPFVETKEVLGGYYLLEAADLDEAVALAHQVPTLGGGVEVRPVQVIDW from the coding sequence ATGGCGCAGTACCTCGTCCTCATCTACGACAGCGAGGCCGCGTGGGCCGCGGCCGACGACCAGGCGCGCAAGGAGGTCCGCACGCAGCACCAGGCGTTCCAGGACACCGCCGGCGCGCGCAACCTCGGCGGCAACGCGCTGCAGCCGGCCGGGACCGCGACCTCGCTGCGGCGCGACGGCTCCGGCGGCGTGAGCGTCACCGACGGCCCGTTCGTCGAGACCAAGGAGGTGCTCGGCGGCTACTACCTGCTCGAGGCCGCCGACCTCGACGAGGCCGTCGCGCTCGCCCACCAGGTCCCCACGCTCGGCGGGGGCGTGGAGGTCCGCCCGGTGCAGGTCATCGACTGGTGA
- a CDS encoding RNA polymerase sigma factor produces the protein MTQPEAATTAAAVADAHRREWAFVLAATVRVTRDLDLAEECVQEAYAAALTAWPADGVPRSPGAWLTTAARRRALDLLRRHQTAQRALPLLVEDAVIAGPGDVEAPDVPDDRLRLVFTCCHPTLAVEAQVALTLRLLCGLSTAEVARAFLVPEPTMAARITRAKKKIAGARIPYREPGLEELPERVRAVCEVVHLLFTTGHSAPAGEELVRVDLVTRALDLARMLRALLPRDPDVAGLLALLLLTDARRAARVGARGQLVLLPEQDRSRWDRVAITEGIGLVREALRARPSRYALLAAVAAVHDEAPSFEQTDWEEVVGLYDLLVQVWPSPVVALNRAVAVGFARGPAAGLVQLDVLADEPQLAAYPYRAVARGELLERLGRTAEARTAYGEALLLTENAVERESLARRLAAL, from the coding sequence GTGACCCAGCCGGAGGCCGCCACCACGGCCGCCGCGGTCGCCGACGCGCACCGCCGCGAGTGGGCCTTCGTGCTCGCCGCGACGGTGCGCGTCACCCGCGACCTCGACCTCGCCGAGGAGTGCGTGCAGGAGGCGTACGCCGCGGCGCTGACCGCCTGGCCCGCCGACGGCGTCCCCCGGAGCCCCGGCGCGTGGCTCACCACGGCAGCGCGCCGTCGCGCACTCGACCTGCTGCGCCGGCACCAGACGGCGCAGCGCGCCCTCCCCCTGCTCGTCGAGGACGCGGTCATCGCCGGCCCCGGCGACGTCGAGGCCCCCGACGTGCCCGACGACCGCCTGCGCCTGGTCTTCACCTGCTGCCACCCCACCCTCGCGGTCGAGGCGCAGGTGGCGCTGACCCTGCGGCTGCTCTGCGGCCTGTCCACCGCGGAGGTCGCCCGCGCCTTCCTCGTGCCCGAGCCCACGATGGCCGCCCGCATCACCCGGGCCAAGAAGAAGATCGCCGGCGCTCGCATCCCCTACCGCGAGCCCGGCCTCGAGGAGCTGCCGGAGCGGGTGCGCGCGGTCTGCGAGGTCGTCCACCTGCTCTTCACGACGGGCCACTCCGCCCCCGCGGGCGAGGAGCTGGTGCGCGTCGACCTGGTGACGCGGGCGCTCGACCTCGCACGGATGCTGCGCGCGCTGCTGCCCCGCGACCCGGACGTGGCCGGGCTGCTCGCGCTGCTGCTGCTCACCGACGCGCGGCGCGCGGCGCGGGTCGGCGCCCGCGGCCAGCTCGTGCTGCTGCCCGAGCAGGACCGCAGCCGCTGGGACCGCGTGGCGATCACCGAGGGCATCGGGCTCGTGCGGGAGGCGCTGCGCGCCCGGCCCAGCAGGTACGCGCTGCTGGCCGCCGTCGCCGCCGTGCACGACGAGGCGCCGAGCTTCGAGCAGACCGACTGGGAGGAGGTCGTCGGGCTCTACGACCTGCTGGTCCAGGTCTGGCCCTCCCCGGTCGTCGCGCTCAACCGGGCGGTCGCCGTGGGCTTCGCCCGCGGGCCGGCGGCGGGCCTCGTCCAGCTCGACGTGCTCGCCGACGAGCCGCAGCTGGCGGCGTACCCCTACCGGGCGGTCGCCCGCGGCGAGCTGCTCGAGCGGCTCGGGCGCACAGCGGAGGCGCGGACGGCGTACGGCGAGGCGCTGCTGCTCACGGAGAACGCCGTGGAGCGCGAGTCCCTCGCCCGGCGGCTCGCGGCGCTGTGA
- a CDS encoding protein-tyrosine phosphatase family protein, giving the protein MSSTPEVQPPTEILPRLWQAGCPVDWDWARATGFELVVDVNDADQVHEPDDVAGLRYVKHPLVDAAELPDMHLLDELVDLVVEAVRSDRPVLVHCGFGKNRSGLVVTLAVRQLLGVDGRTALEHVRSIRTRAVNNATFAAWVEGLPAPALAR; this is encoded by the coding sequence GTGAGCAGCACGCCGGAGGTCCAGCCCCCGACCGAGATCCTGCCGCGCCTCTGGCAGGCCGGCTGCCCGGTCGACTGGGACTGGGCCCGCGCCACGGGGTTCGAGCTCGTCGTCGACGTCAACGACGCCGACCAGGTGCACGAGCCCGACGACGTCGCCGGCCTGCGCTACGTCAAGCACCCGCTGGTCGACGCGGCCGAGCTCCCCGACATGCACCTGCTCGACGAGCTGGTCGACCTCGTCGTGGAGGCGGTCCGCAGCGACCGGCCCGTGCTCGTCCACTGCGGCTTCGGGAAGAACCGCTCCGGGCTCGTCGTCACCCTCGCCGTGCGCCAGCTGCTCGGCGTCGACGGGCGCACCGCGCTGGAGCACGTCCGCTCGATCCGCACGCGCGCGGTCAACAACGCGACCTTCGCCGCGTGGGTCGAGGGCCTGCCCGCGCCCGCCCTCGCGCGCTGA
- a CDS encoding MFS transporter, with amino-acid sequence MNLRELLAARGYRGLLAARTVSLLGNAAAPVALSFAVLSRPAGSAGQLGAVLTAYAVAQVALLLVGGVLADRLPRTAVMAGADAVAALAQAGAAAVVLLAHAAVVPLAALAALSGAAAAVFGPAAVGVVPTLVPGPLLHSANALLGVARNVASVGGAALGGVLVVAVGPGWALAADAATFAVSGALLLGVPRSARPASAGSTPLQELREGWREFTSRRWVWVIVAQFSVLLACAEGGTRVLGPVVAKADLGGAGAWATALTAESAGLVCGSVVALRLRPRRPMLVATLATFSEVLPLVALALRAPVAVLAAALFLVGVCMDVFTVLWVTALHHHVPEEALSRVSAYDGLGSYLFTPLGLAAAGPLAGALGTTTALWCAAGGAALVCVLALLDPGVRGLTDEAGVTAAATGEGPPP; translated from the coding sequence GTGAACCTCCGCGAGCTGCTCGCGGCCCGCGGCTACCGGGGCCTGCTCGCGGCCCGCACCGTCTCGCTGCTCGGCAACGCCGCGGCTCCGGTCGCGCTGAGCTTCGCCGTCCTGTCCCGCCCCGCCGGCAGCGCAGGGCAGCTCGGCGCCGTCCTCACGGCGTACGCGGTGGCGCAGGTCGCGCTCCTGCTCGTCGGCGGCGTCCTCGCCGACCGGCTGCCGCGCACCGCCGTCATGGCGGGCGCCGACGCCGTCGCCGCGCTCGCCCAGGCCGGGGCCGCCGCGGTCGTCCTGCTCGCCCACGCCGCGGTCGTGCCGCTGGCGGCGCTCGCCGCGCTGTCGGGGGCAGCCGCTGCGGTCTTCGGGCCGGCCGCGGTCGGCGTGGTGCCGACGCTCGTCCCCGGCCCGCTGCTGCACAGCGCCAACGCGCTGCTCGGCGTCGCCCGCAACGTCGCCTCGGTCGGCGGTGCCGCGCTCGGCGGCGTCCTCGTCGTCGCCGTCGGGCCCGGGTGGGCGCTCGCGGCTGACGCCGCGACGTTCGCCGTCTCGGGCGCGCTGCTGCTCGGCGTCCCGCGCTCCGCACGTCCCGCCAGCGCGGGCAGCACACCGCTGCAGGAGCTGCGCGAGGGCTGGCGGGAGTTCACCTCGCGCCGGTGGGTGTGGGTCATCGTCGCCCAGTTCTCCGTGCTGCTCGCCTGCGCCGAGGGCGGCACCCGCGTGCTCGGCCCGGTCGTCGCGAAGGCCGACCTCGGCGGCGCCGGCGCCTGGGCGACGGCGCTCACGGCCGAGAGCGCCGGGCTGGTGTGCGGCAGCGTTGTCGCGCTGCGCCTGCGCCCGCGCCGCCCGATGCTCGTCGCGACGCTGGCGACGTTCTCCGAGGTGCTCCCGCTCGTCGCCCTGGCGCTGCGGGCGCCGGTCGCCGTGCTCGCCGCGGCGCTGTTCCTCGTCGGCGTCTGCATGGACGTCTTCACCGTGCTCTGGGTGACAGCGCTGCACCACCACGTGCCCGAGGAGGCGCTCTCGCGGGTCAGCGCGTACGACGGGCTCGGGTCCTACCTGTTCACGCCCCTGGGCCTCGCGGCGGCGGGCCCGCTCGCGGGCGCGCTCGGCACGACGACCGCGCTGTGGTGCGCCGCGGGCGGCGCGGCCCTGGTCTGCGTCCTCGCGCTGCTCGACCCCGGTGTGCGCGGGCTCACGGACGAGGCAGGGGTGACCGCGGCAGCGACAGGGGAAGGACCACCCCCGTGA
- the tsaD gene encoding tRNA (adenosine(37)-N6)-threonylcarbamoyltransferase complex transferase subunit TsaD, producing the protein MSGDETTDGPLVLGIETSCDETGVGIVRGRTLLADAIASSVDQHARFGGVVPEVASRAHLEAMVPTLERACADAGVRLDEVDALAVTSGPGLAGALMVGVAAAKALALALGKPLYGVNHLAAHVAVDVLEHGPLPTPTAALLVSGGHSSLLLVPDVTAEVTPLGSTIDDAAGEAFDKVARLLGLGFPGGPYVDRAAKEGDGAYVTFPRGLSAPHDMREHRFDFSFSGLKTAVARWVEQRERDGQPVPVADVAASFQEAVVDVLTRKAVLACQENGVDSLLIGGGVAANSRLRALAEERCTAAGIRLRVPRPKLCTDNGAMVAALGAEMVAAGRAPSALDLPADSSMPVTTVQA; encoded by the coding sequence GTGAGCGGCGACGAGACGACCGACGGACCCCTGGTCCTCGGCATCGAGACCTCCTGCGACGAGACCGGCGTCGGCATCGTGCGGGGGCGCACCCTGCTCGCCGACGCGATCGCCTCGAGCGTCGACCAGCACGCCCGCTTCGGCGGCGTCGTCCCGGAGGTCGCGAGCCGCGCGCACCTCGAGGCGATGGTGCCCACGCTGGAGCGCGCGTGCGCCGACGCGGGGGTGCGCCTCGACGAGGTCGACGCGCTCGCGGTCACCAGCGGCCCCGGGCTCGCGGGTGCGCTCATGGTCGGCGTCGCCGCCGCCAAGGCGCTCGCGCTCGCCCTCGGCAAGCCGCTCTACGGCGTCAACCACCTCGCCGCCCACGTGGCCGTGGACGTCCTGGAGCACGGCCCGCTGCCGACCCCGACGGCCGCGCTGCTCGTGTCCGGCGGGCACTCCTCGCTGCTCCTGGTCCCCGACGTCACGGCCGAGGTGACCCCGCTCGGCTCGACCATCGACGACGCCGCCGGCGAGGCGTTCGACAAGGTCGCGCGGCTGCTCGGCCTCGGCTTCCCCGGCGGCCCGTACGTCGACCGCGCGGCGAAGGAGGGCGACGGGGCCTACGTCACCTTCCCGCGCGGGCTGAGCGCGCCCCACGACATGCGCGAGCACCGCTTCGACTTCTCCTTCTCCGGGCTGAAGACCGCGGTCGCCCGCTGGGTGGAGCAGCGCGAGCGCGACGGCCAGCCGGTGCCGGTCGCCGACGTCGCCGCCTCCTTCCAGGAGGCCGTGGTCGACGTGCTGACGCGCAAGGCCGTGCTCGCCTGCCAGGAGAACGGCGTCGACTCGCTGCTCATCGGCGGCGGCGTCGCCGCGAACTCCCGGCTGCGCGCGCTGGCCGAGGAGCGCTGCACGGCCGCCGGGATCCGGCTGCGCGTCCCGCGGCCGAAGCTCTGCACCGACAACGGCGCGATGGTCGCGGCGCTCGGGGCCGAGATGGTGGCCGCTGGGCGCGCGCCCTCGGCGCTCGACCTGCCGGCCGACTCCTCGATGCCCGTCACCACCGTCCAGGCGTGA
- the rimI gene encoding ribosomal protein S18-alanine N-acetyltransferase — MRWWDLDAVLPLERALFPDDPWTPGLFWSELAGWPASRHYVVAEREGRVVGYAGLSVTGDADVQTLAVAPDQQGAGLGGALLDDLLEEAARRRAPAVLLEVREDNAPAQRLYARAGFATISRRRGYYDGGRVDALVMRKVLAA; from the coding sequence ATGCGCTGGTGGGACCTCGACGCGGTGCTGCCGCTCGAGCGCGCGCTCTTCCCCGACGACCCGTGGACACCCGGGCTGTTCTGGTCCGAGCTCGCCGGGTGGCCCGCCAGCCGGCACTACGTGGTCGCCGAGCGCGAGGGCCGCGTCGTGGGCTACGCCGGGCTCAGCGTGACCGGAGACGCCGACGTCCAGACCCTGGCCGTCGCGCCCGACCAGCAGGGGGCCGGGCTGGGCGGCGCCCTCCTCGACGACCTGCTGGAGGAGGCGGCCCGGCGCAGGGCCCCCGCGGTCCTGCTCGAGGTGCGCGAGGACAACGCCCCCGCCCAGCGGCTGTACGCACGGGCGGGCTTCGCGACGATCTCCCGGCGGCGGGGCTACTACGACGGCGGGCGCGTCGACGCGCTCGTGATGAGGAAGGTGCTGGCGGCGTGA
- the tsaB gene encoding tRNA (adenosine(37)-N6)-threonylcarbamoyltransferase complex dimerization subunit type 1 TsaB, with protein sequence MLTLALDTATAAVSVAVARGDEVLAERSVPEARRHAELLAPLVAEVLGAAGVDRTELEQIVTGVGPGPFTGLRVGIVTARTLAAVLGVPVLGVCSLDLVALGSGLRGEFRVVTDARRKEVYWADYRWTGDHPERLRGPDVARPADLDGDLPSVGEGVRLYPDAFAQAGEPLQPGAADACRWVAAGLPTLDAAPLYLRRPDAVEPGARKPVLS encoded by the coding sequence GTGCTGACCCTCGCCCTGGACACCGCCACCGCGGCCGTCAGCGTCGCGGTCGCCCGCGGCGACGAGGTGCTGGCCGAGCGCTCGGTGCCCGAGGCGCGCCGCCACGCCGAGCTGCTCGCCCCGCTCGTCGCCGAGGTGCTGGGTGCCGCGGGCGTCGACCGCACCGAGCTCGAGCAGATCGTCACGGGCGTCGGCCCGGGCCCCTTCACCGGGCTGCGCGTCGGCATCGTCACCGCCCGCACCCTCGCGGCCGTGCTCGGCGTCCCCGTGCTCGGCGTCTGCTCGCTCGACCTCGTGGCGCTCGGCTCGGGGCTGCGCGGGGAGTTCCGCGTCGTCACGGACGCCCGCCGCAAGGAGGTCTACTGGGCCGACTACCGCTGGACGGGCGACCACCCCGAGCGGCTGCGCGGACCGGACGTCGCGCGTCCGGCCGACCTGGACGGCGACCTCCCCTCCGTCGGCGAGGGCGTGCGGCTCTACCCGGACGCGTTCGCGCAGGCAGGAGAGCCGCTCCAGCCGGGCGCAGCCGACGCCTGCCGGTGGGTCGCGGCCGGGCTGCCGACGCTCGACGCCGCGCCGCTCTACCTGCGCCGTCCCGATGCCGTCGAGCCGGGAGCGCGCAAGCCGGTGCTCTCGTGA
- the tsaE gene encoding tRNA (adenosine(37)-N6)-threonylcarbamoyltransferase complex ATPase subunit type 1 TsaE, producing MTRTVPTPEEMHALGGELAALLRAGDLVVLRGDLGAGKTTLTQGIGAGLGVRGAVTSPTFVIARVHPSVTGGPALVHVDAYRLGSLAEVDDLDLDASLAESVTVVEWGAGLVEGLADDRLEVTVSRALGAGGDETRTVDVVAVGERWAGAALPA from the coding sequence GTGACCCGCACCGTCCCCACGCCCGAGGAGATGCACGCGCTCGGGGGCGAGCTCGCCGCGCTGCTGCGCGCGGGCGACCTGGTCGTCCTGCGCGGTGACCTCGGCGCCGGCAAGACCACCCTCACCCAGGGCATCGGCGCCGGGCTCGGCGTCCGCGGGGCGGTCACCTCGCCGACGTTCGTCATCGCCCGCGTCCACCCCTCGGTGACGGGCGGCCCGGCGCTCGTGCACGTCGACGCGTACCGGCTGGGGTCGCTGGCCGAGGTCGACGACCTCGACCTCGACGCCTCGCTCGCCGAGTCCGTCACGGTCGTGGAGTGGGGTGCCGGCCTCGTCGAGGGGCTGGCCGACGACCGGCTCGAGGTCACCGTGTCGCGTGCGCTCGGCGCCGGTGGCGACGAGACGCGCACGGTCGACGTCGTCGCCGTGGGCGAGCGCTGGGCGGGCGCCGCGCTCCCGGCGTAG
- a CDS encoding uracil-DNA glycosylase, producing the protein MTALPLEVAPRQQSWDELADAARGCVACSELAATRTHVVPGEAPRAARLLLVGEAPGAQEDETGRPFVGKAGQLLDGLLTEAGLDRGSVAVANVLKCRPPRNRKPRRPEVAACRPWLARQIELVDPLLVVTLGGTAAEWVVGPGARIATLRETDVVLDGRRVLCTYHPSAAIRFGPAGAPLAALRADLQRAAVLLEELA; encoded by the coding sequence ATGACGGCCCTCCCGCTGGAGGTCGCGCCCCGCCAGCAGTCCTGGGACGAGCTCGCGGACGCGGCCCGCGGCTGCGTCGCCTGCAGCGAGCTCGCGGCGACGCGCACCCACGTGGTGCCCGGCGAGGCGCCCCGCGCCGCCCGGCTGCTGCTCGTCGGCGAGGCGCCGGGTGCGCAGGAGGACGAGACCGGGCGGCCGTTCGTCGGCAAGGCCGGGCAGCTGCTCGACGGGCTGCTCACCGAGGCCGGGCTGGACCGCGGCAGCGTGGCGGTCGCCAACGTGCTGAAGTGCCGGCCCCCGCGCAACCGCAAGCCGCGCCGGCCCGAGGTCGCGGCGTGCCGGCCCTGGCTCGCGCGGCAGATCGAGCTGGTCGACCCCCTGCTCGTCGTCACCCTCGGCGGGACCGCGGCCGAGTGGGTCGTCGGCCCCGGCGCGCGGATCGCCACCCTGCGCGAGACCGACGTGGTGCTCGACGGGCGCCGCGTGCTCTGCACGTACCACCCCTCGGCGGCGATCCGCTTCGGTCCCGCCGGTGCCCCCTTGGCCGCCCTGCGCGCCGACCTGCAGCGCGCCGCCGTCCTGCTCGAGGAGCTCGCGTGA
- the alr gene encoding alanine racemase, which translates to MSAPPLRSARIDLAALRSNVRALAARAPGAQVMAVVKADAYGHGLVPCGRAAREGGASWLGVALLQEALLLRQSGDTGRLLAWLYGPGEPLLEAAVAADVDLNVSATWALDEVRAAASRAGRPARLHLKIDTGLSRNGAPQADWAALVAAALDAERAGDVRVVGVWTHLAYADVPDHPTVDAQLERFRAAAAVAEEAGAQLEVRHAANSAATLTRPDAAFDLVRPGIAVYGISPVPDLGGPEAYGLRPVMRLSARLALVKRIPAGSGVSYGHEYVTSTETTVGLVPLGYADGIPRHAGGRGPVLAAGEVRPVAGRVCMDQFVLDLGDAAASAGDEVVLFGPGDDGEPSAEDWAVAAGTIAYEVVTRLGPRVERTWVGA; encoded by the coding sequence GTGAGTGCCCCCCCGCTGCGCTCGGCGCGCATCGACCTCGCCGCGCTCCGCTCGAACGTGCGGGCGCTGGCCGCCCGGGCGCCGGGAGCGCAGGTGATGGCCGTCGTCAAGGCCGACGCCTACGGCCACGGCCTGGTTCCGTGCGGCCGCGCCGCGCGCGAGGGCGGCGCGTCGTGGCTCGGGGTCGCGCTGCTTCAGGAGGCGCTGCTGCTGCGGCAGTCCGGTGACACCGGCCGCCTGCTCGCCTGGCTGTACGGGCCGGGCGAGCCCCTGCTCGAGGCCGCTGTCGCAGCCGACGTCGACCTCAACGTCTCGGCGACCTGGGCCCTCGACGAGGTACGCGCCGCCGCCTCCCGCGCCGGACGCCCGGCGCGCCTCCACCTCAAGATCGACACCGGGCTCTCGCGGAATGGCGCCCCGCAGGCGGACTGGGCGGCGCTCGTGGCCGCCGCACTCGACGCCGAGCGCGCGGGCGACGTGCGGGTCGTCGGGGTGTGGACCCACCTCGCCTACGCCGACGTCCCCGACCACCCCACCGTCGACGCCCAGCTGGAGCGCTTCCGCGCCGCCGCCGCGGTCGCCGAGGAGGCCGGGGCGCAGCTCGAGGTGCGACACGCGGCCAACAGCGCCGCGACGCTGACCCGCCCCGACGCGGCGTTCGACCTCGTGCGGCCGGGGATCGCGGTCTACGGCATCTCGCCGGTGCCCGACCTCGGCGGTCCGGAGGCGTACGGCCTGCGCCCTGTCATGCGGCTCTCCGCCCGGCTGGCCCTCGTCAAGCGCATCCCCGCCGGCAGCGGGGTCTCCTACGGCCACGAGTACGTCACCAGCACCGAGACGACCGTCGGACTGGTCCCGCTCGGCTACGCCGACGGCATCCCGCGCCACGCGGGGGGCCGCGGTCCCGTGCTCGCTGCGGGGGAGGTGCGCCCGGTCGCCGGCCGCGTCTGCATGGACCAGTTCGTCCTCGACCTCGGCGACGCGGCGGCCAGCGCGGGCGACGAGGTCGTGCTGTTCGGCCCCGGCGACGACGGCGAGCCCAGCGCCGAGGACTGGGCGGTCGCGGCGGGGACCATCGCGTACGAGGTCGTGACGCGGCTCGGCCCGCGCGTCGAGCGCACCTGGGTCGGGGCATGA